One genomic window of Leptotrichia shahii includes the following:
- the trpD gene encoding anthranilate phosphoribosyltransferase, translated as MILMIDNYDSFVFNVEQYLKEMTDDEVITVRNDAITIDDIKKMNPSKIIFSPGPKHPKDSGICLEILNNTDELGNIPILGICLGHQAIGMNFGGEIKRLENPLHGKTSEITVLSGNSVLFKNLPKKFKVMRYHSLYVDDIPETLEVTAKSEDGVAMAVEHKSKNIFGIQFHPESIFTEYGKNMIRNFLNIEVSETLQNNENSKNTKEKGNFIDMNKYLKKLQENIALTDTDFREICKIIDSKNYDIVQLGALLVLISEKSLYPESLTAFVKNILEYSTTFEDETPMIDVCGTGGDGFKTINISTAVAFILGAMGVNVAKHGNRAISSKSGSSDVLDKLGVPLENSLANQIEKLHVKNLAFFHAPFFHKLVGEVREVRSRLGIRTVFNILGPLLHPNTKLKYQLVGLYHEPVHRLYAETLQLLGRKHALVVRGNDGLDEITICDDTRIIEVKGEQILEYTISPESFGFKRAFHSEIEGGTPEENAEILVKILKGGEKSAKFDIVVLNAMFALYTANVVDHPAKAKDMVFEAIESGKVYEFYKDYVKITK; from the coding sequence ATGATTTTGATGATTGACAATTATGATTCGTTTGTATTTAATGTTGAGCAGTATTTGAAGGAAATGACTGATGATGAAGTTATTACCGTGAGAAATGACGCAATTACAATTGATGATATAAAAAAAATGAATCCTAGTAAAATAATTTTTTCTCCCGGTCCAAAACATCCGAAAGACAGTGGAATTTGCCTAGAAATTTTAAATAATACTGATGAACTGGGCAATATTCCAATTTTAGGAATTTGTCTTGGACATCAGGCAATTGGAATGAATTTTGGTGGAGAAATAAAGAGGCTTGAAAATCCATTGCATGGTAAAACTTCAGAGATTACAGTTTTATCGGGAAATTCTGTATTATTTAAAAACTTGCCAAAAAAATTTAAAGTTATGAGGTATCATTCACTTTATGTTGACGATATTCCAGAAACTCTTGAAGTTACTGCAAAGTCTGAAGATGGGGTTGCAATGGCTGTAGAACACAAAAGTAAAAATATTTTTGGAATACAGTTTCATCCAGAATCAATTTTTACTGAATATGGAAAAAATATGATACGAAACTTCTTGAATATTGAAGTTTCAGAAACTTTGCAAAATAATGAAAATTCTAAAAATACTAAAGAGAAAGGAAACTTTATAGATATGAATAAATATTTAAAAAAATTACAGGAAAATATTGCATTAACAGATACTGATTTTCGTGAAATCTGTAAAATTATTGACAGCAAAAATTATGACATTGTACAGCTTGGAGCCTTGCTTGTACTAATTTCAGAAAAAAGTCTTTATCCTGAATCGCTTACAGCATTTGTAAAAAATATTCTAGAATACAGCACGACTTTTGAGGACGAAACTCCAATGATTGATGTTTGCGGAACTGGTGGCGATGGATTCAAGACAATAAATATTTCAACCGCTGTGGCATTTATTTTGGGAGCAATGGGAGTAAATGTGGCAAAACACGGAAACCGTGCAATTTCGAGTAAAAGTGGAAGCAGTGATGTACTTGATAAACTAGGAGTACCTCTTGAAAATTCTCTTGCAAATCAAATTGAAAAACTGCACGTAAAAAATCTTGCTTTCTTTCATGCCCCATTTTTTCACAAATTAGTCGGAGAAGTCCGAGAAGTTAGAAGCCGTCTTGGAATAAGAACTGTCTTTAACATTTTAGGTCCACTGCTTCACCCAAACACAAAATTAAAATACCAATTGGTTGGGCTTTACCATGAGCCAGTACACAGATTGTACGCCGAAACATTACAATTACTAGGAAGAAAACACGCATTAGTTGTTCGAGGAAATGACGGGCTTGATGAAATCACGATTTGCGATGATACAAGAATTATCGAAGTAAAGGGCGAACAAATTCTGGAATATACAATCTCGCCTGAAAGTTTTGGCTTTAAACGGGCTTTTCATTCTGAAATTGAAGGCGGAACTCCAGAGGAAAATGCTGAAATTTTGGTAAAAATCTTGAAAGGTGGAGAAAAATCGGCAAAATTTGATATTGTTGTATTGAATGCAATGTTTGCACTTTATACTGCGAATGTAGTAGATCATCCTGCGAAAGCAAAGGATATGGTTTTCGAGGCGATTGAGAGTGGGAAGGTTTATGAGTTTTATAAAGATTATGTGAAAATTACAAAATAA
- a CDS encoding anthranilate synthase component I family protein, with translation MLINKPTYYYSIIRKKFSNSYFAEDERQVIIGIDCEYFDSNKYSYDSLKKIYNSFVKQKKIAPFAGLFGTFAYESIHFFEKIEKIKEEQFKFPQFIFANAKAYLHYSKINKEYSFYGNEKKYFDLLKDEIKKKTENNGLFYDIKTDFDEEKSHFYAILEKAKEYIKAGDIFQVVLSEQLKLTSNMDSLDFYEKLSKANPSPYMYHFPTKYGDIVGSSPEILVDISSDNIYIAPIAGTRPRGKDANEDAFLANDLLNDEKECAEHRMLVDLARNDIGKFAESGSVVVKNLMHIKNYEHVMHIVTDVYGKKRKDVSIFEVIAQALPAGTLSGSPKIRAMQIISELEKFKRNVYAGGIGFLRFNGDVQLAIIIRTAFFENKNSDLNEVDEVRNIFIQAGAGIVFDSVKEKEYEEICHKRASVLNIFKKFCNEEKNKNDKNENRKDVK, from the coding sequence ATGTTAATAAACAAGCCTACTTATTATTATTCCATTATTAGAAAAAAATTTAGCAATTCCTATTTTGCTGAAGATGAAAGGCAAGTTATTATTGGGATTGACTGTGAATATTTTGATTCTAATAAATATAGCTATGATTCCTTGAAAAAAATTTACAATTCTTTTGTAAAGCAAAAAAAGATTGCTCCATTTGCTGGACTTTTTGGAACATTTGCTTACGAGTCTATACATTTTTTTGAGAAGATTGAGAAGATAAAAGAGGAGCAGTTTAAATTTCCACAGTTTATTTTTGCCAATGCGAAGGCTTATTTACATTATTCAAAGATTAATAAGGAATATTCGTTTTATGGGAATGAAAAGAAATATTTTGATCTTTTGAAGGATGAAATTAAGAAAAAAACTGAAAATAATGGGTTATTTTATGATATAAAAACAGATTTTGATGAGGAAAAATCACATTTTTATGCTATTCTTGAAAAAGCGAAGGAATATATTAAAGCTGGAGATATTTTTCAGGTTGTGCTAAGTGAGCAGTTAAAACTTACGTCAAATATGGATTCACTTGATTTTTATGAAAAATTGTCAAAGGCAAATCCTAGTCCGTATATGTACCATTTTCCTACAAAATATGGAGATATAGTTGGGTCTAGCCCTGAAATACTGGTTGATATTTCATCGGATAATATCTATATTGCTCCTATCGCTGGAACTCGTCCCAGAGGAAAAGATGCCAACGAAGACGCATTTTTAGCGAATGACTTATTAAATGATGAAAAGGAATGTGCTGAACATCGAATGCTTGTTGACTTGGCTAGAAATGATATTGGGAAATTTGCAGAAAGTGGCTCAGTTGTTGTAAAAAATCTTATGCATATTAAGAATTATGAACATGTAATGCACATTGTAACTGATGTTTACGGGAAAAAGCGAAAGGATGTGTCGATATTTGAAGTTATTGCTCAGGCTCTTCCAGCGGGAACTCTTTCTGGATCGCCAAAAATTCGTGCTATGCAAATTATTTCAGAACTGGAGAAATTTAAAAGAAATGTTTATGCTGGCGGAATTGGATTTTTGAGATTTAATGGGGATGTTCAGCTTGCGATTATTATTCGTACTGCATTTTTTGAAAATAAAAATTCCGACTTAAATGAAGTTGATGAGGTTCGGAATATATTTATTCAGGCTGGGGCAGGAATTGTGTTTGATTCTGTGAAAGAAAAGGAATATGAAGAAATTTGCCATAAAAGAGCGTCTGTGCTGAATATTTTTAAAAAATTCTGTAATGAAGAAAAAAATAAAAATGATAAAAATGAAAATAGAAAGGATGTGAAATAA
- a CDS encoding PTS sugar transporter subunit IIB produces MKKILLCCAAGMSTSLLINKMKAEAEKRGLEVEIRAEPLEKAKGEFAKADVVLLGPQVKYALPEAKKVAEENNINIDVINMVDYGMMNGSKVLDQALELLK; encoded by the coding sequence ATGAAAAAAATTTTATTATGCTGTGCAGCAGGGATGTCGACTAGTCTATTAATAAACAAGATGAAAGCTGAAGCTGAGAAAAGAGGATTAGAAGTTGAAATACGAGCTGAACCTCTTGAAAAGGCAAAAGGTGAATTTGCAAAAGCTGATGTTGTTTTATTAGGACCACAAGTAAAATACGCTTTGCCAGAAGCTAAAAAAGTAGCTGAAGAAAATAATATTAATATAGATGTAATTAATATGGTTGATTATGGAATGATGAATGGATCAAAAGTATTGGATCAAGCATTAGAATTACTTAAATAA
- a CDS encoding competence/damage-inducible protein A: MKTEIICVGTELLVGDIVNTNAQYISAKFTNIGIDLYYQTTVGDNYGRLKECLENAFKRVDLVITTGGLGPTVDDITKEVVADYFGEELEVIERYYDLIVKKYNERGFGEVASGGRKEASILKNSKLLENEVGLAPGFFYEKNNKKIIVLPGPPREMTWMVDNQVLPLLKQYSNDVLLMKTLEIKGVPEGRIDDRLKGYFEMSNPTVAPYAKEGCVHVRIAMKGDRGSTDYLIAEIDKIANEIREIYPQAVEIMEN, from the coding sequence ATGAAAACAGAAATTATATGCGTTGGAACAGAATTACTGGTTGGAGATATTGTAAATACAAATGCACAATATATTTCAGCAAAGTTTACAAATATCGGGATTGATTTGTATTATCAAACTACTGTTGGAGATAATTATGGAAGGCTTAAGGAATGTTTGGAAAATGCTTTTAAAAGGGTTGATCTGGTAATTACTACTGGAGGGCTTGGACCTACGGTTGATGATATTACGAAGGAAGTTGTGGCTGATTATTTTGGAGAAGAGCTGGAAGTTATTGAGAGATATTATGATTTGATTGTGAAAAAATATAATGAAAGGGGCTTTGGAGAAGTGGCTTCTGGCGGAAGAAAAGAGGCTTCAATTTTGAAAAATTCAAAATTGCTGGAAAATGAAGTTGGGCTTGCACCTGGATTTTTTTATGAAAAAAATAATAAAAAAATAATAGTTTTGCCAGGACCTCCAAGAGAAATGACATGGATGGTTGATAATCAGGTTTTGCCACTTTTGAAGCAATATTCAAATGATGTTTTATTAATGAAGACTCTTGAAATAAAAGGAGTTCCAGAAGGGAGAATTGATGATAGACTAAAAGGTTATTTTGAAATGTCGAATCCGACAGTTGCCCCTTATGCGAAGGAAGGATGTGTTCATGTTAGAATTGCGATGAAAGGAGATCGTGGAAGTACAGATTATTTGATTGCAGAAATTGATAAAATTGCAAATGAAATTAGAGAAATTTATCCACAAGCAGTGGAAATTATGGAAAATTAG
- the treC gene encoding alpha,alpha-phosphotrehalase, with protein sequence MKKDFEQKWWHKSVVYQIYPKSFNDTTGSGQGDIKGITQKLDYLKKLGVEVLWLTPMYKSPQNDNGYDISDYYSIDESYGTMEDFEEMLNKAHKRGLKIVMDIVINHSSTENEWFKKSEARDPEFEDFYIWKDPVDGREPTNWESKFGGNAWQWSENRGQYYLHLFDVTQADLNWENENVRKKLYEMIRYWLNKGVDGFRFDVINLISKDQRFLNDDGTDKRFVADGRRYYTDGPRIHEFLKELHKEAFGESDLLTVGEMSSTAIENCIKYSNPKEKELAMTFSFHHLKVDYPNGEKWVKAPFDFVQLKKILSKWQIGMYEGNGWNATFWNNHDQPRALSRFGNDKEYHDESAKMLATVLHGLQGTPYVYQGEEFGMTNPYFDKIEKYRDVESTNNYKILLDKGCSEEEAIEILMQKSRDNSRTPVQWDDSKNAGFTEGIPWISVSENYKEINAKKAMEDLNSVFYHYQNLIKLRRNEELLITGRYEDFDIENEKVYAYKRVGENAELIVISNFYGETCEFDVKGLDLENTSILLSNYIEGPKISNDKIILKPYESIILKK encoded by the coding sequence ATGAAAAAAGATTTTGAACAAAAATGGTGGCATAAATCTGTTGTATACCAAATTTATCCAAAAAGTTTTAATGATACAACTGGAAGTGGTCAAGGAGATATAAAAGGAATTACGCAAAAACTGGATTATTTGAAGAAACTTGGAGTGGAGGTTTTGTGGTTAACACCAATGTATAAATCGCCTCAGAATGATAACGGATATGATATTAGTGATTATTACAGCATTGATGAAAGTTATGGAACAATGGAAGATTTTGAGGAAATGTTAAATAAAGCTCACAAAAGAGGATTAAAAATTGTGATGGATATTGTTATAAATCATTCTTCGACTGAAAATGAATGGTTTAAAAAATCTGAAGCTAGAGATCCAGAATTTGAAGATTTTTACATTTGGAAAGATCCAGTTGATGGGAGAGAGCCGACAAACTGGGAATCAAAATTTGGTGGAAATGCTTGGCAATGGAGTGAAAATAGAGGACAATACTATCTACATCTATTTGATGTTACTCAAGCTGACTTGAATTGGGAAAATGAAAATGTTAGAAAAAAATTGTATGAAATGATTAGATATTGGTTAAATAAAGGAGTAGATGGATTTAGATTCGATGTAATAAATTTGATTTCAAAAGACCAGAGATTTTTGAATGATGACGGAACAGATAAAAGATTTGTGGCTGATGGGAGAAGATATTACACAGATGGTCCTAGAATTCATGAATTTTTGAAAGAATTGCATAAAGAAGCATTTGGAGAAAGTGATTTATTGACAGTTGGAGAAATGTCGTCTACTGCTATTGAAAATTGTATAAAATATTCAAATCCAAAAGAAAAAGAATTGGCAATGACATTTTCATTTCATCATTTGAAGGTTGATTATCCAAATGGTGAAAAATGGGTAAAAGCTCCGTTTGATTTTGTACAATTGAAAAAGATATTGTCTAAATGGCAAATTGGGATGTATGAAGGGAACGGATGGAATGCGACTTTCTGGAATAATCATGATCAGCCAAGGGCATTATCGAGATTTGGGAATGATAAAGAATATCACGATGAATCAGCAAAAATGTTAGCGACAGTTCTTCATGGATTACAAGGAACGCCTTATGTTTATCAAGGTGAAGAATTTGGAATGACAAATCCGTATTTTGATAAAATTGAAAAATATCGTGATGTTGAGTCAACTAATAATTATAAAATTTTATTAGATAAAGGATGTTCAGAAGAAGAAGCTATTGAAATTTTAATGCAAAAATCAAGAGATAATTCAAGAACGCCTGTTCAATGGGATGACTCTAAAAATGCAGGATTTACAGAAGGAATACCTTGGATTTCAGTTTCAGAAAATTACAAAGAAATTAATGCGAAAAAAGCGATGGAAGATCTAAATTCTGTATTCTATCATTATCAAAATTTGATTAAATTGAGAAGAAATGAAGAATTGCTGATAACTGGAAGATATGAAGATTTTGATATTGAAAATGAAAAGGTTTATGCCTACAAGAGAGTTGGAGAAAATGCTGAATTGATAGTAATTTCTAATTTTTATGGTGAAACTTGCGAGTTTGATGTTAAAGGATTGGATTTAGAAAATACGTCGATTTTATTGTCAAATTACATTGAAGGGCCTAAAATTTCAAATGATAAAATTATTTTGAAACCTTATGAAAGCATTATTTTAAAAAAATAG
- a CDS encoding tRNA 2-thiocytidine biosynthesis protein TtcA, whose amino-acid sequence MVNLVCEAILPDCPMKDVEEIEKSIVTTYKKSIWSKFLKAISDFDMIQDGDKIAIGVSGGKDSLLLVKLFQELKKDRRKNFEFKAVSLNPGFRNSDLDNFKNNLDKLNIDCEIIDTNIWEIANEKAQDYPCFLCAKMRRGILYTQVEELGFNKLTLGHHFDDVIETTLINMLYAGTMKTMTPKVPSTSGKLELIRPLIYVKEADIIDYTKTNGIRAMNCGCTIEAGKTSSKRREVKNLLAELEEKNPGVKQSVFNSMKNINLDYVFGYTGGNINKDK is encoded by the coding sequence GTGGTAAATTTAGTATGTGAAGCAATTCTTCCAGATTGTCCGATGAAGGATGTGGAGGAAATTGAAAAGAGTATAGTGACAACTTATAAAAAAAGTATTTGGTCAAAATTCTTGAAGGCAATTAGTGATTTTGATATGATTCAAGATGGGGATAAAATTGCAATTGGTGTTTCTGGTGGAAAGGACAGCTTACTTTTGGTAAAATTATTTCAGGAATTGAAGAAAGATAGACGGAAGAATTTTGAATTTAAGGCAGTTAGCTTGAATCCAGGATTTAGAAATTCTGATTTAGATAATTTTAAAAATAATTTGGATAAGTTAAATATTGACTGTGAGATTATTGATACAAATATTTGGGAAATTGCAAATGAAAAGGCACAAGATTATCCGTGCTTTTTATGTGCCAAAATGCGACGTGGAATTTTGTATACACAAGTGGAAGAACTTGGATTTAATAAATTGACGCTTGGGCATCATTTTGATGATGTGATTGAAACCACTCTTATAAATATGCTTTATGCTGGAACAATGAAAACAATGACTCCAAAAGTTCCCTCAACTTCTGGGAAATTAGAATTAATTCGACCCTTAATTTATGTGAAAGAAGCTGATATAATTGATTATACAAAAACAAATGGGATTCGTGCAATGAATTGCGGATGTACAATTGAAGCTGGAAAAACTTCAAGTAAACGTAGGGAAGTAAAAAATTTATTAGCAGAGCTTGAAGAAAAAAATCCAGGAGTAAAGCAAAGTGTGTTTAATTCAATGAAAAATATAAATTTGGATTATGTTTTTGGATATACTGGTGGCAATATAAATAAAGATAAATAA
- a CDS encoding tetratricopeptide repeat protein produces MLETLIFREIRYNENNEQLLKENLEKIKNNPDDVEVLKTLASIYHALKENDKAIEIYEKLVKLQPNEIEIRAFLGYLYYENEELEKAEENFNKALDVSTKDEPFILFLLGNIYSRKGKISEAVDCYDLAIFLDFDMYIAHIDFARKYEHMGRHKKALEEYKAAFRIDSRDEGLIEKIHYIEDKYGNVINEENKKINFTAKNAEVI; encoded by the coding sequence ATGTTAGAAACATTGATTTTTAGAGAAATAAGATACAACGAAAATAATGAACAGCTTCTTAAAGAAAATTTAGAAAAAATAAAAAATAATCCAGATGATGTGGAAGTATTAAAAACATTGGCTTCTATTTATCATGCACTAAAGGAAAATGATAAAGCAATTGAAATTTATGAAAAATTAGTTAAATTACAGCCAAATGAAATTGAAATACGAGCCTTTTTAGGTTATTTGTATTATGAAAACGAAGAACTTGAAAAAGCTGAGGAAAATTTTAACAAGGCACTTGATGTGAGTACAAAGGATGAGCCATTTATTTTGTTCCTTTTGGGAAATATTTACTCAAGAAAGGGTAAAATATCAGAAGCAGTTGATTGTTATGATCTTGCGATATTCCTTGATTTTGATATGTATATTGCACATATTGATTTTGCTAGAAAGTATGAGCATATGGGGCGGCACAAAAAGGCTCTTGAAGAATATAAAGCGGCATTTAGAATTGATTCACGAGATGAAGGGCTTATTGAAAAAATACATTATATAGAAGATAAATATGGAAATGTAATTAATGAAGAAAATAAGAAAATAAATTTTACAGCTAAAAATGCAGAAGTTATTTAA
- a CDS encoding tetratricopeptide repeat protein: MKKKYIIAVLILILVFSCGKKNKRTRNFKDNVTLENKMNDRIKELTEKAKKGDVEAQAELGEIYLQGNGVKADYKKSMEWSKKAAEKKNYRAMRNIGILYLEGLGVKKDYKKAFDSFSSSVDGGDAQGPRYLGIMSENGLGVKKSLDDAEFYYEIGDSSGDLVSSYRLGKLYEKVGDYAKSIEFYKKTEGRMDKEAAPMYEALGDLYSNGKGVEKSTKEAREYYEKAIKSGSQEAKNKLEKLK; this comes from the coding sequence ATGAAAAAAAAATATATTATTGCAGTATTAATATTGATTTTAGTATTCAGCTGTGGAAAGAAAAATAAAAGAACAAGAAATTTCAAAGATAATGTAACTTTGGAAAATAAAATGAATGATAGAATTAAGGAATTGACAGAAAAAGCAAAAAAAGGAGATGTGGAAGCACAGGCTGAGCTTGGAGAAATATATCTTCAAGGAAATGGAGTAAAGGCGGATTACAAGAAGTCTATGGAATGGAGTAAGAAAGCTGCTGAAAAGAAGAATTATCGTGCAATGAGAAATATTGGAATTCTTTACTTGGAAGGACTGGGAGTAAAAAAAGATTATAAGAAGGCATTTGATTCATTTTCAAGTTCTGTTGATGGTGGAGATGCACAAGGACCTAGATATTTGGGAATAATGTCCGAAAATGGACTCGGAGTGAAAAAGAGCCTGGATGATGCAGAATTTTACTATGAAATTGGGGATAGCAGCGGAGATTTAGTTTCAAGTTATAGACTTGGAAAACTTTATGAAAAAGTTGGAGATTATGCAAAATCAATAGAGTTTTATAAAAAGACGGAAGGTAGAATGGATAAAGAAGCAGCCCCTATGTATGAAGCGCTTGGAGATTTATATTCAAATGGAAAAGGTGTAGAAAAAAGTACAAAGGAAGCTAGAGAATATTATGAAAAGGCTATAAAATCTGGAAGTCAAGAAGCGAAAAATAAATTGGAAAAATTAAAATAA
- a CDS encoding chromate transporter — MILLTLFSIFFKIGLFSFGGGYAILPLIQADVVDFHKWINVQQFTDIVAISQVTPGPISLNSATYVGYLVGNKAGVWNGVLTGTVATIGLIFPSVIVMSFFSKFYLKFQDNKYIDNAFAGLKIVVVGLILAAAMLLIDKNNFIDWKSVVIFAVSVALVLKWKMSPILLTVIAAIAGIIIY, encoded by the coding sequence ATGATATTGTTGACATTATTTTCTATATTTTTTAAGATAGGATTGTTCAGTTTTGGAGGAGGATATGCGATTTTACCCCTTATTCAAGCCGATGTAGTAGATTTTCATAAATGGATAAATGTACAGCAGTTTACAGATATTGTAGCAATTTCTCAGGTGACCCCAGGTCCAATTTCATTAAATTCAGCGACTTATGTTGGATATTTAGTTGGGAACAAAGCGGGAGTTTGGAATGGGGTTTTGACTGGAACAGTTGCGACGATAGGGCTGATTTTTCCATCAGTCATTGTAATGTCTTTTTTTAGTAAATTTTATTTAAAGTTTCAAGACAATAAATATATAGACAATGCATTTGCTGGACTTAAAATTGTTGTTGTTGGACTGATTTTAGCGGCTGCAATGTTATTGATTGATAAAAATAATTTTATTGACTGGAAAAGTGTTGTGATATTTGCTGTGTCAGTGGCACTTGTATTAAAATGGAAAATGAGCCCAATATTGCTGACAGTAATTGCAGCGATTGCAGGAATTATAATTTATTAA
- a CDS encoding chromate transporter — protein sequence MKVYLELFWIFFKIGAFTLGGGYAMVPIIQAEIVAKKKWIEEEEFVKLLALAQSSPGALAVNISVFVGYKMKKMLGVAVTVIASTLPSFIVILLIASLFSNIQDNVYVIKAFKAIRPMVVALIAASVYTIGKSAKINRKTLWIVILVAAMVVFLKFPPVAMIVLGAVFGNIWMIWRKNK from the coding sequence ATGAAAGTATATTTAGAATTATTCTGGATTTTCTTTAAAATTGGTGCGTTTACTCTTGGTGGTGGATACGCCATGGTTCCGATTATTCAGGCTGAAATTGTGGCTAAGAAAAAGTGGATTGAGGAAGAGGAATTTGTCAAACTTTTGGCTCTTGCACAGTCCTCACCTGGTGCATTGGCGGTAAATATATCGGTTTTTGTGGGATATAAGATGAAAAAAATGCTAGGAGTAGCAGTTACTGTCATAGCTTCGACATTGCCGTCGTTTATAGTAATTCTTCTTATAGCTTCGTTGTTTAGCAATATACAAGATAACGTTTATGTGATAAAGGCTTTTAAGGCTATAAGACCGATGGTGGTTGCATTAATTGCAGCGAGTGTTTATACTATTGGGAAATCGGCTAAAATTAATCGTAAAACATTATGGATTGTGATTTTGGTGGCAGCAATGGTAGTATTTTTGAAATTTCCGCCTGTTGCAATGATTGTTTTAGGTGCTGTTTTTGGGAATATTTGGATGATTTGGAGGAAAAATAAATGA
- a CDS encoding M18 family aminopeptidase, with amino-acid sequence MIHTTRELEEIQKNFIEMEVKSFAREVIEFIDESPSTYHVVKNCSDILDENGFERIMPREKWEIKKGGKYFLKKSSSTIIAFTVGENFDVKKGFKIFGAHTDSPCFRIKPSPEIVTENVVRLNTEVYGGPILSTWFDRPLSIAGRVIVRGEDTFFPKTIKIRIDEPLLTIPNLAIHQNREVNNGVKIDKQNDVLPVISLINKNFEREGYLERIILKKTEIKKEDIIDFDLYLYATEKGCLLGANEEFMSSPKIDNLASVYTGLIGLVEAEENQDRINVFVAFDNEEIGSATKQGADSNYLLNTLERISLALGLNREDFLQMLESSYILSADAAHAAHPAHLGKTDPTNRGKINEGISIKISAKQKYTSDGYSIAVIKQLVEGTEIQIQPFVNESNELGGSTIGPISSTHLDVDGVDLGIPMFAMHSVRELCGIFDVFYLKELAKEFFSKG; translated from the coding sequence ATGATACACACAACGAGAGAGCTGGAAGAGATACAGAAAAATTTTATTGAGATGGAAGTGAAAAGTTTTGCAAGGGAAGTTATCGAATTTATCGATGAAAGTCCAAGTACTTATCACGTTGTGAAAAACTGTTCGGATATTTTGGATGAAAACGGGTTTGAAAGAATTATGCCACGTGAGAAATGGGAAATTAAAAAAGGCGGAAAGTATTTTTTAAAAAAATCTAGTTCCACAATAATTGCTTTTACAGTTGGAGAAAATTTTGATGTAAAAAAAGGTTTTAAGATATTTGGGGCACATACGGATTCTCCTTGTTTTAGAATAAAGCCTAGTCCTGAAATAGTCACAGAAAATGTAGTGAGATTGAATACGGAAGTTTATGGAGGGCCAATCTTAAGTACATGGTTTGACAGGCCACTTTCCATTGCTGGCCGTGTTATTGTGAGAGGAGAGGATACATTTTTCCCGAAAACTATAAAAATTAGGATAGATGAACCGCTTTTGACAATACCAAATTTAGCAATTCATCAAAACAGAGAAGTAAATAATGGTGTAAAAATTGATAAGCAAAATGATGTTCTACCTGTAATTTCACTTATTAATAAGAATTTTGAAAGAGAAGGGTATCTTGAAAGAATTATTTTGAAGAAAACTGAGATAAAAAAAGAAGATATAATTGATTTTGACTTGTATTTATATGCAACAGAAAAAGGATGTCTTTTGGGGGCAAATGAGGAATTCATGTCATCGCCAAAAATTGACAATCTTGCTTCTGTTTATACGGGACTGATTGGTCTTGTGGAAGCTGAAGAAAATCAGGATAGAATTAATGTCTTTGTAGCTTTTGACAATGAGGAGATAGGAAGTGCAACAAAACAGGGGGCAGATTCTAATTATTTATTAAATACGCTAGAAAGAATTTCATTGGCTCTTGGGCTAAATCGAGAAGATTTTTTACAAATGCTTGAAAGTTCATATATTTTGTCAGCTGATGCGGCACATGCGGCACATCCTGCACATTTAGGAAAAACAGATCCTACAAATCGTGGAAAAATAAACGAAGGGATTTCAATAAAGATAAGTGCAAAGCAGAAATATACTTCTGATGGATATTCGATTGCGGTAATTAAGCAGCTTGTTGAAGGTACAGAAATACAGATACAGCCATTTGTAAATGAGTCAAATGAGCTTGGCGGAAGTACAATTGGTCCAATTTCATCAACACATCTGGATGTAGATGGAGTAGATCTTGGAATTCCAATGTTTGCAATGCATTCGGTGCGTGAATTATGTGGAATTTTTGATGTATTTTATTTGAAGGAATTGGCAAAGGAATTTTTTTCAAAAGGTTAG